The following coding sequences are from one Deltaproteobacteria bacterium window:
- a CDS encoding RNA-binding protein: protein MEGRRLYVGGLPYSTTDMQLEEVFSVHGAVESAQVIIDKFTGRSRGFGFVEMGTPDEAEAAVNALNETELGGRTITVNEARPQRRDFGRG, encoded by the coding sequence ATGGAAGGCAGGAGACTCTATGTCGGCGGGTTGCCGTACTCGACGACGGACATGCAACTTGAGGAAGTTTTTTCGGTACACGGCGCTGTTGAGTCCGCACAGGTGATCATTGACAAATTCACGGGCCGCTCACGCGGCTTCGGTTTCGTGGAAATGGGAACGCCCGACGAGGCGGAGGCCGCGGTCAACGCACTCAACGAGACCGAGCTCGGCGGACGCACCATCACGGTGAACGAGGCCCGGCCCCAGCGCCGCGACTTCGGTCGGGGCTAG